In the genome of Saccharomonospora viridis DSM 43017, one region contains:
- a CDS encoding zinc-dependent metalloprotease: MSNPPFGFGFPDPDKRPDDESSGAGGPSGSGADPFQQLGQMLSQLGQMLSQAGSSSGPVNYDLAKQIALQRLGSEGQLGFAAGDRTGEGAVRDSARLAELWLDEATILPTGASVTAAWTARDWIEKTLPTWQRLCDPVAKQVSSAWMQALPEEAKQAAGPLLSMVGQMGGMAFGSQLGNALAGLASEVLTSTDIGLPLGPESTSALLPKNIEKFTEGLERPASEVLVFLAAREAAHQRLFAHVPWLRQRLLATVEEFASGITVDTSALEQLAGQIDPANPASIEQVMSSGLLEPQTTPEQKAALGRLETLLALVEGWVDVVVAEATGDRLPGAEALRETLRRRRATGGPAEQTFATLVGLELRPRRMRSASALWKLVGDRHGMKSRDTLWSHPDLMPTAEDLDDPIGFAERLGDTGALGEGIDPIAELERTERAEGDSGTVDKDKDDGGKEGETDEDGGEGAAGREPGDA, from the coding sequence ATGAGCAACCCACCGTTCGGCTTCGGATTCCCCGACCCCGACAAGCGTCCCGACGACGAGTCGTCGGGCGCCGGCGGGCCGTCGGGCTCGGGTGCCGACCCCTTCCAGCAGCTGGGGCAGATGCTCAGCCAACTCGGGCAAATGCTCAGCCAAGCCGGTAGCTCCTCGGGCCCGGTGAACTACGACCTGGCCAAGCAGATCGCCCTGCAACGTCTCGGCTCCGAGGGGCAGCTGGGGTTCGCGGCCGGAGATCGAACGGGCGAAGGAGCGGTGCGGGATTCGGCGCGCCTCGCGGAGCTGTGGCTGGACGAAGCGACCATCCTCCCTACCGGCGCCTCCGTCACCGCGGCGTGGACGGCCCGCGATTGGATCGAGAAGACCCTCCCCACGTGGCAGCGACTCTGCGATCCGGTCGCCAAGCAGGTGTCCTCCGCGTGGATGCAAGCACTTCCCGAGGAAGCCAAGCAGGCGGCGGGCCCACTGTTGTCCATGGTCGGCCAGATGGGCGGCATGGCGTTCGGCTCCCAGCTCGGCAACGCACTGGCGGGCCTCGCCTCGGAGGTGTTGACCTCGACCGACATCGGATTGCCGCTCGGCCCCGAGTCCACCTCGGCACTACTGCCCAAGAACATCGAGAAGTTCACCGAGGGGCTGGAGCGACCCGCCAGCGAGGTGCTCGTGTTCCTGGCGGCACGTGAGGCCGCACACCAGCGCCTGTTCGCCCACGTTCCGTGGTTGCGGCAGCGACTGCTCGCGACGGTGGAGGAGTTCGCCTCCGGGATCACGGTCGACACCTCGGCTTTGGAGCAGCTCGCCGGTCAGATCGATCCGGCCAATCCGGCGAGCATCGAGCAGGTCATGTCGTCAGGGCTGCTCGAGCCTCAGACGACGCCGGAGCAGAAGGCCGCGCTGGGTCGCCTCGAGACGTTGCTCGCGCTGGTGGAGGGCTGGGTGGACGTCGTGGTCGCCGAGGCCACCGGCGATCGGCTGCCCGGTGCGGAGGCCTTGCGGGAAACGCTGCGTCGACGGCGGGCGACCGGAGGCCCCGCCGAACAGACGTTCGCGACACTCGTCGGCCTCGAGCTGCGGCCTCGTCGGATGCGTTCCGCCTCCGCCCTGTGGAAGCTCGTGGGTGACCGACACGGCATGAAGTCCCGGGACACGCTGTGGTCACACCCCGACCTCATGCCGACGGCCGAGGACCTCGACGATCCGATCGGCTTCGCCGAGCGGCTCGGTGACACCGGTGCTTTGGGGGAGGGAATCGACCCGATCGCCGAGCTGGAACGCACCGAGCGGGCCGAGGGCGACAGCGGCACCGTCGACAAGGACAAGGACGACGGTGGCAAGGAAGGCGAGACCGACGAGGACGGTGGGGAAGGCGCCGCCGGGCGGGAACCCGGCGACGCCTGA
- a CDS encoding YlbL family protein — MSDSPDKAVPAGETTAQSTGTVRDRLSSDTDSRRGGRPRLSRRGWTMLASGVLVLTFALLGAFVRVPYVALGPGPTYDTLGAVDGTEVISVDGTRTYETDGELRMTTVSLNDNMTLFGALGMWLSGRYALAPREEYFLPGQSDEEVRQENLRQFRSSQSNAEVAALRRLGYPVQVVVEQVVDDSPAAEVLQPGDRIVRIDGKDVTDSESVRKVLSGTRPGQTVTVVFQRDGGSERTESVTLARHPESPHGFIGIQPADRADAPFEVDIALEDVGGPSAGLMFALAILDELTPGAMTGGQSIAGTGTIDAEGNVGEIGGISFKLVAAHEAGADAFLVPEGNCGEAVAAAPEGLTLVRVATLDDAVSAVESLAEGKSAPSCTG; from the coding sequence GTGAGTGACTCCCCGGACAAGGCGGTACCTGCCGGAGAAACCACCGCACAGTCCACCGGCACCGTGCGTGACCGGCTGTCGAGTGACACGGATTCGCGCCGGGGTGGCCGCCCGCGATTGAGCAGACGTGGCTGGACCATGTTGGCCAGTGGTGTCCTGGTGCTCACGTTCGCCCTGCTGGGAGCGTTCGTGCGGGTGCCGTACGTGGCGTTGGGCCCCGGGCCGACGTACGACACGTTGGGAGCGGTGGACGGCACCGAGGTGATCAGCGTCGACGGCACGCGCACCTACGAGACCGACGGTGAATTGCGTATGACGACGGTCTCGCTGAACGACAACATGACCTTGTTCGGAGCTCTCGGTATGTGGCTCAGCGGTCGTTACGCGCTCGCGCCGAGGGAGGAGTACTTCCTGCCGGGGCAGTCCGACGAGGAGGTGCGGCAGGAGAATCTCCGGCAGTTCCGTAGCTCGCAGAGCAACGCCGAGGTGGCGGCGCTGCGACGACTCGGTTATCCGGTGCAGGTCGTGGTCGAGCAGGTCGTCGACGACAGTCCCGCCGCGGAGGTCTTGCAGCCGGGCGACCGCATCGTTCGGATCGACGGCAAGGACGTCACCGACTCCGAGTCGGTGCGGAAGGTGCTCTCCGGAACCCGACCGGGGCAGACGGTGACGGTGGTGTTCCAGCGCGACGGCGGGTCGGAGCGTACGGAGTCGGTGACACTGGCCCGACACCCCGAGAGCCCCCACGGTTTCATCGGAATCCAGCCCGCGGACAGGGCCGATGCGCCTTTCGAGGTGGACATCGCACTGGAGGACGTCGGTGGGCCTTCGGCGGGTCTCATGTTCGCGCTGGCGATCTTGGACGAGCTGACCCCGGGGGCCATGACGGGTGGGCAGAGCATCGCGGGTACCGGGACCATCGACGCGGAGGGCAACGTCGGCGAGATCGGCGGTATCTCGTTCAAGCTGGTCGCCGCCCACGAGGCCGGAGCCGACGCGTTCCTGGTACCGGAGGGCAATTGCGGCGAGGCGGTCGCCGCCGCGCCGGAGGGGCTCACGTTGGTGCGGGTCGCCACGCTCGACGACGCCGTGAGCGCGGTGGAGTCGTTGGCGGAAGGAAAGTCGGCGCCGTCCTGCACCGGGTGA
- a CDS encoding PPA1309 family protein: protein MTQSGNQADSGSVAALAREVEEFVASGGWDQQPQLFALVPTADILRQQPNLAGQLDQDSEFTPVAQDPLPEGDLAETLGRIAWPDTVHGCALAQEIIVLPPDAESELPDVDAAGEADLDHLRQAAAAHPRRTEARLVAAVLRDGSASCVLRLKGKPQTEEPSSDTDEVVQSADLAPNLIAALHATLQP from the coding sequence ATGACGCAGAGCGGGAACCAAGCAGACTCCGGAAGCGTAGCCGCGTTGGCGCGCGAGGTCGAGGAGTTCGTCGCGAGCGGAGGCTGGGACCAGCAACCACAGTTGTTCGCGCTGGTGCCGACCGCGGACATCCTCCGCCAGCAACCGAACCTGGCCGGGCAACTCGACCAAGACAGCGAGTTCACCCCGGTGGCACAGGACCCCCTTCCGGAGGGTGATCTCGCGGAGACGCTGGGGCGTATCGCCTGGCCGGACACCGTCCACGGCTGTGCACTGGCCCAGGAGATCATCGTGTTGCCCCCGGACGCCGAATCGGAACTACCGGACGTCGACGCGGCCGGCGAGGCCGACCTGGACCACCTCCGCCAGGCGGCGGCCGCCCATCCGCGTCGCACCGAGGCCCGCCTCGTGGCCGCCGTCCTTCGGGACGGCTCGGCCTCCTGCGTGCTGCGGCTGAAGGGCAAGCCGCAAACGGAGGAGCCCTCCTCGGACACCGACGAGGTCGTGCAGAGCGCCGATCTGGCACCCAACCTCATCGCCGCCCTGCACGCCACACTCCAACCCTGA
- a CDS encoding UPF0182 family protein, whose product MATRPSASLPKLSRRARVLLIIAAVIVLLLLLGARLLDTYVDWLWYGEVGARGVFGTILLTRVVTFFATGALVGGLLALSLWLAYRTRPVFVPVTSMEDPLARYRSTVVARPKLFGIGIPVVAGLIAGASGQSNWEVVQMWLHGTEFGRTDPVFGKDASFFTFDLPFYGWVLGWIFVALIVSFIGAVATHYLFGGIRLAGRGGEISGPARVHLLVLVGVFVLFKALEFFFDRYQLLQAGRNDLFTGAAYTDLHAGMPAKLILLCICVLCAIAFFVGAFLRNIQLPAIALVLLLLSGLILGLAWPAVLEQFSVRPNANQKEATSIEHNMEATQYAYQLDPEHVEIDEEYTGNTEASPEEIRADEGTIPNIRILDPNVLSPTFTQRVGRENFYGFPEKLDVDRYTVDGEEQAYIVAAKEINTNGLAENQQTWINRHLVYTHGNGFVAAPANTVDRALEDADSDGGYPLARTSDTQNPEGAGIRVDEPRIYYGELATDYAIVGGTPGQAPGEYDTATDRSYLYQGKGGVPIDNLFNRLVFAAQYGERNILFSDQISEGAKIMYNRDPRERVEKVAPWLTVDSDPYPAVIDGRIQWIVDGYTTLNNYPYSQLTSLGGATEDSLTGVARQQDNRINYIRNSVKATVDAFDGTVTLYAMDENDPVLQTWMKAFPGMVQPHETISDELRAHFRYPEDMFKVQRELLTKYHVKNAQEFYSTQTFWNVPQDPTIEGGLDPNSDTANQPPYYVYAQAPGQDKPTFQITSALTPLARQYLAAWMTVSSDPEDYGKMTVLKLPTGGGQQLEGPVQVQNAFQSNPKFTQDRTLLGNQSVDIIYGNLLTLPVAGGFLYVEPVYIQQRNAQSYPQLARVLVSFGGRIGVASTLNEALDEVFGEGTGEAATGPAQEEAGGDGSGDDEQQQAPPPKDEQREPDQQKTPPQDSGDSDMDQAVADIRAALRKLKNAQQSGDFAAQGEALEELDAATRRYEEAAGSGN is encoded by the coding sequence GTGGCCACCCGGCCCTCAGCCAGCCTGCCGAAACTGTCGCGGCGTGCCCGCGTACTGTTGATCATCGCGGCCGTCATCGTCCTTCTGCTTCTACTCGGTGCCCGGTTGCTGGATACGTACGTCGACTGGCTGTGGTACGGAGAGGTCGGCGCACGTGGCGTGTTCGGCACGATCCTGCTGACACGCGTCGTGACGTTCTTCGCGACCGGCGCGTTGGTGGGTGGTCTGCTCGCGCTGAGTCTGTGGCTCGCGTATCGCACGCGGCCGGTGTTCGTTCCCGTGACCTCCATGGAGGACCCCCTCGCGCGGTATCGGTCGACGGTGGTCGCGCGGCCCAAGCTGTTCGGCATCGGCATCCCGGTGGTGGCCGGGCTCATCGCGGGGGCCAGCGGGCAGAGTAACTGGGAAGTCGTGCAGATGTGGCTGCACGGCACGGAGTTCGGTCGCACCGACCCGGTGTTCGGCAAGGACGCCAGCTTCTTCACGTTCGACCTGCCGTTCTACGGCTGGGTGCTCGGCTGGATCTTCGTGGCGCTGATCGTGTCGTTCATCGGCGCCGTGGCGACGCACTACCTCTTCGGGGGTATCCGCCTGGCCGGCCGCGGTGGGGAGATCTCCGGCCCCGCTCGGGTGCACCTGCTCGTGCTGGTCGGCGTGTTCGTGCTGTTCAAGGCGCTGGAGTTCTTCTTCGACCGTTACCAGCTGTTGCAGGCGGGCCGTAACGATCTGTTCACGGGTGCCGCCTACACCGATCTGCACGCGGGGATGCCGGCGAAGCTGATCCTGCTGTGCATCTGCGTGCTGTGCGCGATCGCTTTCTTCGTGGGGGCGTTCCTGCGGAACATCCAGCTGCCCGCCATCGCGTTGGTCCTGCTGCTGTTGTCGGGACTGATCCTCGGGTTGGCCTGGCCCGCCGTGCTGGAGCAGTTCTCGGTTCGTCCGAACGCCAACCAGAAGGAAGCGACGTCGATCGAGCACAACATGGAGGCGACCCAGTACGCCTACCAGCTCGATCCGGAGCACGTCGAGATCGATGAGGAGTACACGGGTAACACCGAGGCCTCACCGGAGGAGATCCGGGCGGACGAGGGCACGATCCCGAACATCCGCATCCTCGACCCGAACGTGCTGAGTCCCACCTTCACCCAGCGTGTGGGGCGGGAGAACTTCTACGGCTTCCCGGAGAAGCTCGACGTCGACCGCTACACCGTGGACGGCGAGGAACAGGCGTACATCGTCGCCGCGAAGGAGATCAACACCAACGGTTTGGCGGAGAACCAGCAGACCTGGATCAACCGTCACCTGGTGTACACGCACGGTAACGGATTCGTCGCGGCCCCGGCCAACACCGTCGACCGCGCGCTCGAGGACGCCGACAGCGACGGCGGTTACCCACTGGCGCGGACCAGTGACACTCAGAATCCGGAAGGTGCGGGTATCCGGGTCGACGAGCCGCGGATCTACTACGGCGAACTGGCGACCGATTACGCGATCGTCGGTGGTACGCCGGGACAGGCGCCCGGGGAGTACGACACCGCCACCGACCGCAGCTACCTCTACCAGGGCAAGGGCGGGGTGCCCATCGACAACCTGTTCAACAGGTTGGTCTTCGCCGCGCAGTACGGGGAGCGGAACATCCTGTTCTCCGACCAGATCAGCGAGGGCGCGAAGATCATGTACAACCGGGACCCGCGGGAGCGGGTCGAGAAGGTGGCGCCCTGGTTGACCGTGGACAGCGATCCTTACCCGGCCGTGATCGACGGGCGGATCCAGTGGATCGTCGACGGTTACACGACCCTGAACAACTACCCGTACTCGCAGCTCACCTCGCTGGGCGGGGCCACGGAGGACTCGCTGACCGGGGTGGCGCGTCAGCAGGACAACCGGATCAACTACATCCGTAACTCCGTGAAGGCGACGGTCGACGCGTTCGACGGCACCGTCACGTTGTACGCGATGGACGAGAACGACCCGGTGCTGCAGACGTGGATGAAGGCGTTCCCCGGGATGGTGCAGCCGCACGAGACGATCAGTGACGAACTGCGGGCGCACTTCCGGTACCCGGAGGACATGTTCAAGGTCCAGCGTGAGCTGCTGACGAAGTACCACGTGAAGAACGCTCAGGAGTTCTACTCGACCCAGACCTTCTGGAACGTGCCGCAGGACCCGACCATCGAGGGCGGGCTCGACCCGAACTCCGACACGGCGAACCAGCCGCCGTACTACGTCTACGCCCAGGCGCCGGGGCAGGACAAGCCGACGTTCCAGATCACGAGCGCGTTGACGCCGCTGGCCCGGCAGTACCTGGCGGCGTGGATGACGGTGTCGTCGGACCCCGAGGACTACGGCAAGATGACGGTGCTGAAGCTGCCCACCGGCGGCGGTCAGCAACTTGAGGGACCCGTTCAGGTTCAGAACGCTTTCCAGAGCAACCCGAAGTTCACCCAGGACCGTACGCTGCTCGGGAACCAGAGCGTCGACATCATCTACGGCAACCTGCTGACACTGCCGGTCGCGGGCGGATTCCTCTACGTGGAACCCGTGTACATCCAGCAGCGCAACGCCCAGAGCTATCCGCAGCTCGCCCGGGTGCTGGTGTCGTTCGGTGGCCGGATCGGAGTCGCCTCGACCCTCAACGAGGCCCTGGACGAGGTGTTCGGTGAGGGAACCGGTGAGGCGGCCACCGGACCCGCGCAGGAAGAAGCCGGTGGTGACGGCAGCGGTGATGACGAGCAACAGCAGGCACCGCCTCCGAAGGACGAGCAGCGCGAGCCCGACCAACAGAAGACGCCGCCGCAGGACAGCGGGGACAGCGACATGGACCAAGCGGTGGCCGATATCCGGGCCGCGTTGCGGAAGTTGAAGAACGCGCAGCAGTCCGGTGACTTCGCCGCGCAGGGCGAGGCGCTGGAGGAACTGGATGCGGCTACCCGGCGGTACGAGGAGGCCGCAGGGTCGGGGAACTAG